One genomic window of Lynx canadensis isolate LIC74 chromosome F2, mLynCan4.pri.v2, whole genome shotgun sequence includes the following:
- the LOC115506167 gene encoding LOW QUALITY PROTEIN: 60S ribosomal protein L17-like (The sequence of the model RefSeq protein was modified relative to this genomic sequence to represent the inferred CDS: inserted 1 base in 1 codon), which produces MVRYSLDPENPTKSRKSSGSDLRVHFKNTRETAQAIKGMHIRKATKYLNDVALQKQRVPFQHCNGGVGRWAQAKQRGWTRGRWPKKNAEFFLHMLKNAESSAALXGLDVDSLVIEHIQVNRAPKMRRRTYRAHGRISPCVSSPCHIETIPTEKEQVVPKPEEEVAQKKKISQKKLEKQKLTARE; this is translated from the exons ATGGTTCGCTATTCACTTGACCCGGAAAATCCGACAAAATCACGCAAGTCATCAGGGTCAGATCTTCGTGTTCACTTTAAGAACACGCGGGAAACTGCCCAGGCCATCAAGGGTATGCATATCCGAAAAGCCACCAAGTATCTGAACGATGTCGCTTTGCAGAAGCAACGTGTGCCATTCCAACACTGCAATGGTGGAGTTGGTAGGTGGGCCCAGGCCAAACAGCGGGGCTGGACACGGGGTCGGTGGCCCAAAAAGAATGCCGAATTTTTCCTGCACATGCTTAAAAATGCAGAGAGCAGTGCTGCGC AGGGTTTAGATGTAGATTCTCTGGTCATTGAGCACATCCAGGTGAACAGAGCCCCCAAAATGCGGCGTAGAACTTACAGGGCTCACGGTCGGATTAGCCCATGCGTGAGCTCTCCCTGCCACATTGAGACGATCCCCACGGAAAAAGAACAGGTTGTTCCTAAACCAGAAGAGGAAGttgcacagaagaaaaagatatccCAGAAGAAACTGGAGAAGCAAAAACTTACGGCCCGGGAGTGA